The DNA window CACCGACATCGAGCCCGATGCCATCCTCGATGAGATCGGGCTGGATTCCATGATGGCCATGGACTTCCGGGTGCGGATCAACACGGCGTTCTCGATCGACCTGCCGGTGCTGGAGATACTCAGCGGCGTGAGCGTGAACTCCGTGTCGGATCGGGTGCTCGCCGAACTACTCCGCATTCACGGTGACACGCCCGCGAGCTCCGCGGAACCGGTTGCCGCGCAACCGTCCGACAGCGACGTCGACCGGCTGATCGACGAGCTTTCCGACGACGAGCTCGCCGAACTGCTGGCCGAACTCGGGGCGCAGGACGCCCGGCCCGAGGCCGGAGGGGCGAACCCGTGACTGAAAAATCCGCGGTGCACGTTCGGGGGTTGTCGAAGGACTACGGGCGGGTGCGAGCGGTGCGGGATCTGGATCTCGACGTCGGCTACGGCGAGATCTTCGCGATCCTCGGCCCCAACGGGGCCGGCAAGTCGACGACCATCGAGATCCTCGAGGGCAACCGGCGGCGGGATGCCGGAGACGTGCGGGTGCTCGGCGCGGACCCGGGGATGGCGGGCAGGGACTGGCGCGCCCGGATCGGCATAGTTCTGCAAGAGGTCAGCGACGCCGGGATGCTCACGGTCGGGGAAACCGCGTCGCTGTTCGCGAGGTGCTACGGCACCGCGCGCGAGCCCGGTGAGGCGCTCGAACTGGTCGGGCTCGCTTCGGTTTCCGGTGCGCGGGTCAGGAAGCTGTCCGGGGGACAGCGCCGCCGCCTCGACGTCGCCCTCGGCATCATCGGCATGCCCGAACTGCTGTTCCTCGACGAGCCGACGACCGGGTTCGATCCCGAAGCCAGGCGGCAGTTCTGGGACTTGATCAGGCTCTTGGCGGCCGACGGCACGACCATCCTGCTGACCACGCACTACCTGGAGGAGGCCGCAGCGCTCGCCGACCGCGTCGCGGTCATCGCCGGCGGGCGGGTGGTCGCCGTGGACTCGCCGACGAAGCTGACCGCACACGTCGACTCGGCTGCGACCGTGCAATGGCTTCAGGGAGGCGAAATTCGGATGCAGAAAACGGATTTCCCGACGCAGCTGATCAGGCGGCTCAGCGAGGACGGCGCGGAGCTGGCCGAGCTGACGGTCACCCGGCCGTCGCTCGAGGACGCCTACCTGCGTCTGATCGGGGTGGCGTGAACACCATCGAGCGCGCGGCCGCGCCCGCGCGACGACGCCATCGGGCCACGCCGGCCAAGTCATCGCTTCCGTCGGTGGTGCGGATCGGATTCTCACGCGTGATCCCCGAATTGAAGATGTTCTACCGTCGGCCCGAGCAGCTGGCCCTGACGTTCTCGATGCCGGCGGTGATCTGCGTTCTGCTGGGGTCGATCTTCTCCGCGAAGCTGCCCGGCAGCGACATCAGCACCGGCGCCGTGATCGCGGCGAGCATGCTCGCCTACGGCATCCTGTCGACGTCGTTCATCAACCTCGGTATCAGCATCGCCGCCGACCGTGACACCGGGGCGTTGCGGCGGCTTCGCGGCACCCCGACGACCGCGGCGTCATACTTCGTCGGCAAGGTCTGCCTGGTCGCCATCGTCAGCCTCGCCGAGGCCGTCATCCTGCTCCTGGTCGGGGTGCTGGCCTTCGACCTGCACCTGCCGACGAGCCTTTCCGGATGGTTCACCCTGACGTGGGTCTTCCTTCTGGGTGTGATCAGCTGCTCGCTCGCGGGCATCTTCATCAGCAACGTCGCAAGCAACGCGGTGTCGGCCGCCGTCATCACCAACGGGCCCGCGGTGGGTCTGCAATTCGTCTCGGGAACCTACGTGCCGCTCATGGTCCTGCCGCAATGGATGCTGTCCATCGGGTCGCTGTTTCCCGTCAAGTGGATGGCTCAGGGATTCCGCTCGGTGCTGTTGCCAAGCCGGATGGCCACGTTCGAACCGGCCGGCAGCTGGGAGCACGGGCGAATACTGCTGGTCCTCCTCGCGTGGAGTGCCGGCGGACTGATCGCGTGCCTCAGCGTCTTCCGGTGGTCGGATCAGCGCTGAACGGCGGCGCCGGGCCCGGGTGAGTATGTTTTGGCCATGACGTCCAACAAATGGTCGGAAGCCGACGTCCCGGACCAGAGCGGCCGCGTTGCCGTCGTCACCGGCTCCAACACCGGAATCGGCTACCAGGCGGCCGTCGTGCTGGCCTACCGCGGCGCCCACGTGGTGCTGGCCGTGCGCGACCTCGCCAAGGGCAACGCCGCCCTGTCGCGCATCGTCGCCGCACATCCCGGCGCCGACGTCACCCTGCAGGCCCTGGACCTGAGCTCGCTGGACTCGGTGCGTTCCGCGGCCGACGCGCTGCGGGCGGCCTACCCGCGCATCGACCTGCTGATCAACAACGCCGGGGTGATGTGGACCCCCAAACAGCTCACCGCCGACGGCTTCGAGATGCAGTTCGGCACCAACCATCTCGGCCACTTCGCGCTGACGGGCCTGCTGCTCGACCACCTGCTGGACGTGCGCGGCTCGCGGGTGGTGACCGTCAGCAGCCTCGGCCACCGGCTGCGCGCCGCGATCCACTTCGACGACCTGCAGTGGGAGCGCAACTACGACCGGATCGCCGCCTACGGGCAGTCCAAACTGGCCAACCTGCTGTTCACCTACGAGCTGCAGCGCCGGCTGGCCGCCAACCCCGAGGCGAAGACCATCGCCGTCGCTGCGCACCCCGGCGGCTCCAACACCGAGCTGGCCCGCAACCTGCCGGCGATCTTCCAGCCGCTGAAGGCGGTGCTGGGGCCGGTGCTGTTCCAGAGCGCGGCGATGGGAGCCCTGCCCACCCTTCGTGCCGCCACCGACCCGGACGTGCAGGGCGGGCAGTACTACGGCCCCGACGGCTTCCTCGAACAGCGCGGCCACCCCAAGCTCGTGACGTCCAGCGCGCAGTCCCACGACGAGGAACTGCAGCGCCGGCTGTGGGCCGTCTCCGAGGAGCTCACCGGCGTCACGTTCGGAGTCTGAGTGCGCTCCGTCGACGAACATCAGCGGGTCGTCGCCGGCCTGATCCGGGCCCGGCCGGCGACCACGGCCACGTTGGCGGACGCCCAGGGGCTGGTCCTGGCCGACGACGTCGTCGCGGGGCTGGCGCTGCCGGTGTTCGACAACTCCGCGATGGACGGATACGCGGTGCGGGCCGAGGACATCGCCGCCGCGACACCCGGGCACCCAGTCGTGCTGCCCGTCGCCGAGGACATCCCGGCCGGACGCACCGACGAGTTGGCGCTGCTACCCGGGACGGCACACCGCATCATGACCGGTGCGCCGCTGCCGGCGGGCGCGACGGCCGTGGTGCCGGTGGAAGACACCGACGGCGGGATGGACACGGTGGCGATCCGGGCGCCCCGCGAGCCCGGCAAGCACATCCGGCGGGCGGGTGAGGACGTCGCCCCGGGCACCACCGTGCTGCGCCGCGGCCAGGTCGTGACCCCGGCGATGCTCGGCCTGGCCGCGGCGCTGGGGATGGCCGGCCTGCCGGTACTCCCGCGCCAGCGGGTGCTGGTGATCTCGACCGGGTCGGAGCTGGTGGTTCCGGGTCTCCCGCTGCGCCCCGGCCAGATCTACGAGTCCAACTCGGTCATGCTGGCCGGCGCCGTCCGCGAGGCCGGCGCGGAGGTGCTCGCCGTCGAGACCGCCGAGGACGACGTCGCGCAGTTCGCCGCGATCCTGGACCGGCACGCCGCCGCGGCCGACCTCGTGATCACCAGCGGTGGGGTCAGCGCGGGCGCCTACGAGGTGGTCAAGGACGCCTTCGGCCGGGAGGGCGACCAGGGGGTCGAGTTCGTCAAGGTGGCCATGCAGCCGGGGATGCCGCAGGGCATCGGCCGCGTCGCCGGCACCACGATCGTCACGCTGCCCGGCAACCCGGTCAGCGCGCTGGTGTCCTTCGAGGTGTTCATCCGCCCGGCGCTGCGCCGGGCCATGGGCCTGCCGGACCCGGAGCGCCCACAGCGCCCCGCGATCCTCACCGAGTCGCTGACCTCGCCGCGCGGCAAACGCCAGTTCCGGCGCGCGATCCTCGACGCCGGCGACCGCACGGTCATCAGCTACGGGCCACCGGCGTCGCACCACCTGCGGTGGCTGGCGTCGGCGAACGCGCTGCTGGACATCCCCGAGGACGTCGTCGAGGTGGCCGCCGGAACCGAGTTGCAGGTGTGGGATCTGGCGTAGGGTCCGGGTCGACTCTGCGGCGCCGGTCGCCGCGGCTCCGTAAGATGACCGCGTGGCCCGACGCCCTGGCACCAGTCCGCGACACGTGCTGGAGTTGGTGCGCTCCACCGTCCCGCCGATGCATCCAGCCGGGCGGCCGTTCGTCGCCGCCGGCCTGGGGCTCGCGCTGGCGGGACGCCGCCACCGCTGGCTGCGCCGGGCGGGCTTGCTGGCTGCGGGTGCCTGCGCGGGGTTCTTCCGGCACCCGCGCCGCGTGCCGCCCTCGCGGGCCGGCGCCGTGGTGGCGCCGGCCGACGGCGTGGTCTGCGTGATCGACGCCGCGGCCCCGCCCGCCGAACTCGGCATGGGTGAGGCGCCGCTGCCGCGGGTCAGCATCTTCCTGTCCCTGCTGGACGCCCACGTGCAGCGCGCGCCGGTGACCGGCGAGGTGATCGCGGTGGAACACCGCCCGGGCCGCTTCGGGTCGGCCGACCTGGCGTCGGCCAGCGCCGAGAACGAACGCACCAGCCTGCGGATCCGGACCGAGGGCGGCGCGGAGGTCATCGCGGTGCAGATCGCGGGGCTGCTGGCGCGCCGCATCGTCTGCGACTCGCGGGTGGGCGACAAGTTGTCCGTCGGCGACACCTACGGGCTGATCAGGTTCGGCTCCCGGTTGGACACCTACCTGCCGCCGGGCGCGGTGCCGCTCGTCGAGGTGGGCCAGCGGGCGGTCGCAGGCGAAACCGTGCTGGCCGAACTGCCATGACGATCAGGCCGCGGGCCAGGCGGGGGGTGAGCCTGCAGATTCTGCCCAGCTCGATGACCGTGCTGTCGGTCTGCGCGGGGCTGACCGCGATCAAGTTCGCCCTCGAGCACCAGCCGAAGGCGGCGATGGCGCTGATCGCCGCGGCCGCCATCCTGGACGGCCTGGACGGGCGGGTGGCGCGCATCCTGGACGCCCAGTCCCGGATGGGCGCGGAGATCGACTCGCTGGCCGACGCGGTCAACTTCGGGGTCACCCCCGCGATCGTGCTCTACGTGACGATGCTGTCGACGTCGCCGGCCGGCTGGGTGGTGGTTCTGCTGTACGCGGTGTGCGTGGTGCTGCGGCTCGCGAGGTTCAACGCGCTGCTCGACGACGGCAGCCAGCCCGCCTACGCGCGGGAGTTCTTCGTCGGGATGCCCGCGCCGGCGGGCGCGGTGTCGATCATCGGCCTCATCGGGCTCAAGCTGCAGTTCGGCGCGGGCTGGTGGACCTCGCCGGTGTTCTTGTGCGTCTGGGTGGTGGGGACCTCGATGCTGCTGGTCAGCAAGATCCCGATGAAGAAGATGCACGCCGTGTCGGTGCCGCCGAACTGGGCCGCGCCGCTGCTGGCGGTGCTGGCGATCTTCGCCGCCGCCGCGGTGCTGGCCCCCTACCTGCTGATCTGGGCGATCATCGTCGCCTACCTGGTGCACATCCCGTTCGGGGTGCGCAACCAGCGCTGGCTGGCCGCCCACCCCGAGGCGTGGGCCGACAAACCCAAACAGCGGCGGGCCGCGCGACGCGCCATCCGCCAAGCCCGGCCCAACCGCCGGTCGGTGGCGCGGCTGGGGCTACGCAAACCGGGTGGGCGTCTGACGTGACGGGCTCCGGTCGGCTCACGCTCACCGCCCGGCTGAACACCTCGGCCCTCGACTCCCGCCGGGGCGTCATCCGCCTGCACCCCAGTGCCGTCGCCGCGCTCGGGATCCGGGAGTGGGACGCGGTGTCGCTGACCGGGTCGCGGACCACGGCGGCCGTGGCGGCTCTTTCCGGGCCGGACACCGCGGTCGGCGCGGCGCTGCTCGACGACGTGACGCTGTCCAACGCCGGGCTGCGCGAGGGCACCGCGGTGCTCGTCGGTGCGGTCACCGTGTACGGCGCTCGGTCGGTGACGCTGTCGGGCTCGTCCCTGACGACCCGGTCGGTGTCGCCGGTCACCCTGCGCCAGGCCCTGCTCGGCAAGGTGCTGACCGTCGGCGATGCCGTGTCGCTGCTGCCCCGCGACCTCGGCCCCGGCACGTCCACCTCGGGGGCCACCCGCGCGCTGGCGGCCGCGGTCGGGATCAGCTGGACCTCGGAGCTGCTGACCGTCACCGGCGCCGACCCGCAGGGGCCGGTCAGCGTGCAGCCGAACACGCTGGTCACCTGGGGGGCCGGCGTCCCGGCCGGCGCCGGGCCGGTCACCCGGGAGCCGATGGCCACGGGAACCCCGGCGATCCTCATCGAGGAGCTCAAGGGCTCGCAGCCGCAGGCCGCCAAGCTCGCCGAATGGCTCAAGCTCGCGCTCGACGAACCGCACCTGCTCGAGACACTGGGCGCCGGCGCCAACCTGGGGGTGCTGGTGTCGGGCCCGGCCGGGGTGGGCAAGGTGACGCTGGTGCGCGCGGTGTGCGACGGCCGCCCGCTGGTGGAACTCAACGGCCCCGAGGTCGGCGCGCTGAGCCCCGCCGACCGGCTCGCGGCGGTGGCCGCGGCGGCGCAGCAGGTTCGCGGCGGCGGCGGTGTGCTGCTGATCGCCGACGTGGACGCCCTGCTGCCGGCCACCGCCGAGCCGGTGGCCGCCCTGATCCTCGGCGAGCTGCGCACCGCGGTGGCCACCGGGGGCGTCGCGTTGATCGCCACCACCGCGCGACCCGACCAGCTCGACGCCAGGCTGCGCGCCCCCGACCTGTGCGACCGGGAGCTGCGCCTACCGCTGCCGGACGCCGCGACGCGCAAGGCGTTGCTGGAGGCGCTGCTGAAGCCGGTGCCCACCGAGGCCCTTCGGCTCGAGGAGATCGCTTCCCGTACACCGGGTTTCGTCGTCGCTGATCTGGCCGCGCTGATGCGTGAGGCGGCGCTGCGGGCCGCGTCGCGGGCCAGCACCGACGGGCAGCCACCCCGGCTGAGCCAGGACGACCTGGCCGGCGCCCTCGGCGTCATCCGTCCGCTGTCCCGCTCGGCCGGCCAGGAACTGGCGGTCGGCAGCGTGACCCTCGACGACGTCGGCGACATGGCCGACGCCAAACAGGCGTTGACCGAGGCGGTCCTGTGGCCGCTGCAGCACCCCGACACCTTCGCGCGGCTGGGCGTCGACCCGCCCCGTGGCGTGCTGCTCTACGGCCCGCCCGGCTGCGGCAAGACCTTCGTGGTCCGCGCGCTGGCCAGCACCGGGCAGTTGAGCGTGCACGCGGTCAAGGGCTCGGAGCTGATGGACAAATGGGTGGGCAGCAGCGAGCGGGCGATCCGGGACCTGTTCCGCCGGGCCCGCGACTCCGCGCCGTCGTTGGTGTTCCTCGACGAGGTCGACGCGCTGGCACCCCGGCGCGGGCAGAGCTTCGACTCCGGCGTGAGCGACCGCGTGGTGGCCGCGCTGCTGACCGAACTCGACGGCATCGACCCGCTGCGCGACGTCGTCGTGCTCGGCGCCACCAACCGTCCCGATCTGATCGACCCCGCGTTGCTGCGGCCCGGACGGCTGGAGCGCCTGGTGTTCGTCGAACCGCCCGACGTCGCCGCCCGCGGCGAAATCTTGCGCACGGCAGGCAAATCGATACCGCTGAGCGCCGACGTGAACCTCGACGACATCGCCGCCGGGCTCGAGGGCTACAGCGCGGCCGACTGCGTGGCGCTGCTGCGGGAGGCGGCGCTGGCCGCGATGCGGCGGTCCATCGACGCCGCCGACGTGACGGCCGCCGACCTGGCGGCGGCCCGCGAAACCGTGCGCCCCTCACTGGATCCGGTGCAGGTGGATTCGCTGCGCGCGTTCGCCGCAGCCGGATAGGACCTCAGGGCTCCGAAATGGGTCGCCGCGTTCCGGGCCCCGCGTTTAACCGTGGATCGCGTTGTCCCACAACAGCTGCTTGCACAGCGCGGCCGACATCGGCGCCACGTTGGCCGCGATCTCGCGGGCGATCTCCATCGTGTGCTCGAAGACCTCGCCGGAGGGCAGCGCCCGGTTCCCGGCGACGACACGCAGGTCGGCCTGCAGCTCGATCGTCAGGCCGATGCCCACCGCGTGGCCGTTCACCGCCGCGAGAACGGGCTTGCGCAGCTCGAAGGCAGCCGGGTCGATCGGCGACGCCGAAAACGTCTCGTCTGCCGGGGAGTCGAAGGCGATGCGCCGCCGGAGAAGTCGGCGCCGGCGCAGAAGGCGCGGCCCACGCCGGTCAGCACGATCACCCGGACGTCGTCGTCGCGGTCGCATTCGGAGTACGCCGCACTGAGCAGCCGCCCCATCTCCGCGGTATAGGCGTTGAGGTGCTCGGGGCGGTTGAGGGTGAGCACGGCGACGCCCGCGGCGACCTCGACCGTCACCGCCGGGGTCATCGCGGCGCCCGGTGCAGGGCGGCGATCAGGTCGGCGACGTCCTGACCGCGCGGGGTGTAGCCCGGGAAATAACAGCACACCTCCCCGGCGTGCTCGCCGAACCGCTCTTCGATCTGCCGCGCGCACTCGTCGGGGCTTCCGGCGATCCCGATCCGGGCCACCATCGGTTCGGTGATCATCGCCCGCATCTCGGCGAAGCGGCCCTGCTTGGACAGCGCGTTGAGTTCGGGCTGGATGCCGGCCCACCCTTCGACCTCGAGCACCGGCAGGTAGGCCGGCGTCGAGCCGTAGAACCCGATCAGCGACGCCACCCCGTCGACCGCGGCCGCCAGGTCGTCCTCCTCGCGGCCCACGGCGACCATCGCCTGGGCCACGATCTGGAAGCCGCCCGGCGACCGCCCCGAACGGCGCAGCCCCTCGGCGACGGCGGGGATCGTGCGCTCGGCCAGATGGCGGGCGCTGTTGAACGGCATGACCAGCAACCCGTCGGCGAACTCGGCGGCCGTGCGGGTCATCACCGGGCCCAGCGCGCCCAGCAGCACCGGCGGCGGCCCGAACGGGTTGGGCCCGGGGTTGAAGTTGGGCGCCATGATCGTGTGCGTGAAGAACTCGCCGCGAAAATCCAGGCGGCTCTGGCCCTCCCACGCCGCGAAGATCGCCTTGATCGCCGTGACGGTTTCGGCCATGCGGGCCGCCGGCCGCTCCCACTTACTGCCGTAACGCTTTTCGATGTGGGCCTTCACCTGCGACCCCAGGCCGAGCCGGAACCGGCCGCCGCTGTACTCCTGAAGGTCGTAGGCCGCGTGCGCCAGGTGCAGCGGGCTGCGCGGCGGCGCGATCGCCACGTTGGTCATCAGGTCCAGGCGGGTCTCGCCGGCGGCGAGCAGCAGCGGGAAGAAGACGTCGTGCTGGCCCTCGAAGGTGAACAGGCCGTCTGCGCCCGCCGCGGCGATCTCGGTGGCGCTCGCCCGCGCGCCCGCCGGCGCGCCGTCGATCTGCAGATGCACCTTCATGTCAGGACAATTCGAATTCGACCACGTCGGCGAGCGCGTCGACGGCCTCGGCGAAGGCGGCCAGCCGCTCGGCGACCGACGGCGCCGCCAGCACGGCGTAGCGGTCGGCGGCCCCGATCGGGACGCGCGACGCCAGCGCGAAGAGCCGCTGCCCGGGATCCTCGCCCCCGGCCGGGCCCAACAACACCTCGCGGTCCGGCAGTTCGGCTCCGCGCGCGTCCGCGATGCGCGCGAACACGGCCATCACGCGGTCCTCGAGCTCGCGCACCTGGGCCGGGGTCACCGGGTCCCCCGGCTCGTCGGGCCAGCGCCGCACGGCGGCCCGCGGGTAGGGATCGTCGGGCAGCCACTCGCACACCCGGATCCGCTCGCCCGCCCGGCACAGCAGCGAGTAGCGGCCCGCGCCGTGGTCGACGCACTCGCCGATCGTGGCCAGGGCCCCGACGTCGCAGCGCGCATCGCCCCCGCCGACCTCGCGGCCGGCCGAGATCAGCACCACGCCGAACGGGTCGCCGCTCTCGATGCAGTGGCGCACCAGCGCGCCGTAGCGGGGCTCGAAGATCCGCAGCGGCAGGTCCTGGCCGGGCAGCAGCGCCGACTCCAGCGGAAACATCGCCAGCTCAAGGGTTTCGGCATCGGTCATGCGCGCTAGATCTCCAGCTCGGCCACCAGCGCGTCGACAACCGCGCGCAGGTCGCCCTCGTGTTCCTCGGCCACCCGACGCTGCCGCTGGTAGGACGCACCGTCCCGCCAGATATCGGCCACCGCCGCCAGCTCGTCGAGGCAGTTCAGCGATTTGGCGACGGGCTCCAGCCGGGTCAGCATGTCGGCGAGGTCGTCGGTGACCAGCCGCTCGTTGCTGTCGGCGTCCAGGATGATCACCGCGTCGAGGCCGTACCGGGCGGCCCGCCACTTGTTTTCCTGGACGTGCCAGGGCGGCATGGTCGGCAGCGTCTCGCCCGCCTCCAGCCGGCGGTCCAGGTCGACGATGAGGCAGTGCGTCAGGGCGACCAGCGCGCCCAGTTCCCGCAGGTTGGACACGCCGTCGCAGATCCGCACCTCGAGGGTGCCCAGATGCGGAGAAGGCCTGACGTCCCAACGGATCTCGTCCATGTGGTCGATGATGCCGGTCTTCTTCTGGTCGTAGACGAAGCCCTCGAACTCGGCCCAGGTCTGGAACTGGAACGGCAGCCCCGCGGTGGGCAGCTGCTGGAACATCATCGCCCGGTTGCTGGCGTAGCCGGTGTCCTCACCGGCCCACCACGGCGAGGACGCCGACAGCGCCAGCAGGTGCGGGTAATAGTTGAGCAGCGAGCTCATGATCGGCATCACCTGGTGCGCGGAGCGGATGCCCACGTGCACGTGCACCCCCCAGATCAGCATCTGGCGGCCCCACCACTGGGTGCGCTTGATCAACTCC is part of the Mycobacterium sp. HUMS_12744610 genome and encodes:
- a CDS encoding ABC transporter ATP-binding protein; translation: MTEKSAVHVRGLSKDYGRVRAVRDLDLDVGYGEIFAILGPNGAGKSTTIEILEGNRRRDAGDVRVLGADPGMAGRDWRARIGIVLQEVSDAGMLTVGETASLFARCYGTAREPGEALELVGLASVSGARVRKLSGGQRRRLDVALGIIGMPELLFLDEPTTGFDPEARRQFWDLIRLLAADGTTILLTTHYLEEAAALADRVAVIAGGRVVAVDSPTKLTAHVDSAATVQWLQGGEIRMQKTDFPTQLIRRLSEDGAELAELTVTRPSLEDAYLRLIGVA
- a CDS encoding ABC transporter permease — translated: MVRIGFSRVIPELKMFYRRPEQLALTFSMPAVICVLLGSIFSAKLPGSDISTGAVIAASMLAYGILSTSFINLGISIAADRDTGALRRLRGTPTTAASYFVGKVCLVAIVSLAEAVILLLVGVLAFDLHLPTSLSGWFTLTWVFLLGVISCSLAGIFISNVASNAVSAAVITNGPAVGLQFVSGTYVPLMVLPQWMLSIGSLFPVKWMAQGFRSVLLPSRMATFEPAGSWEHGRILLVLLAWSAGGLIACLSVFRWSDQR
- a CDS encoding SDR family NAD(P)-dependent oxidoreductase, translating into MTSNKWSEADVPDQSGRVAVVTGSNTGIGYQAAVVLAYRGAHVVLAVRDLAKGNAALSRIVAAHPGADVTLQALDLSSLDSVRSAADALRAAYPRIDLLINNAGVMWTPKQLTADGFEMQFGTNHLGHFALTGLLLDHLLDVRGSRVVTVSSLGHRLRAAIHFDDLQWERNYDRIAAYGQSKLANLLFTYELQRRLAANPEAKTIAVAAHPGGSNTELARNLPAIFQPLKAVLGPVLFQSAAMGALPTLRAATDPDVQGGQYYGPDGFLEQRGHPKLVTSSAQSHDEELQRRLWAVSEELTGVTFGV
- the glp gene encoding gephyrin-like molybdotransferase Glp, with the translated sequence MRSVDEHQRVVAGLIRARPATTATLADAQGLVLADDVVAGLALPVFDNSAMDGYAVRAEDIAAATPGHPVVLPVAEDIPAGRTDELALLPGTAHRIMTGAPLPAGATAVVPVEDTDGGMDTVAIRAPREPGKHIRRAGEDVAPGTTVLRRGQVVTPAMLGLAAALGMAGLPVLPRQRVLVISTGSELVVPGLPLRPGQIYESNSVMLAGAVREAGAEVLAVETAEDDVAQFAAILDRHAAAADLVITSGGVSAGAYEVVKDAFGREGDQGVEFVKVAMQPGMPQGIGRVAGTTIVTLPGNPVSALVSFEVFIRPALRRAMGLPDPERPQRPAILTESLTSPRGKRQFRRAILDAGDRTVISYGPPASHHLRWLASANALLDIPEDVVEVAAGTELQVWDLA
- a CDS encoding phosphatidylserine decarboxylase, producing MARRPGTSPRHVLELVRSTVPPMHPAGRPFVAAGLGLALAGRRHRWLRRAGLLAAGACAGFFRHPRRVPPSRAGAVVAPADGVVCVIDAAAPPAELGMGEAPLPRVSIFLSLLDAHVQRAPVTGEVIAVEHRPGRFGSADLASASAENERTSLRIRTEGGAEVIAVQIAGLLARRIVCDSRVGDKLSVGDTYGLIRFGSRLDTYLPPGAVPLVEVGQRAVAGETVLAELP
- the pssA gene encoding CDP-diacylglycerol--serine O-phosphatidyltransferase, whose translation is MTIRPRARRGVSLQILPSSMTVLSVCAGLTAIKFALEHQPKAAMALIAAAAILDGLDGRVARILDAQSRMGAEIDSLADAVNFGVTPAIVLYVTMLSTSPAGWVVVLLYAVCVVLRLARFNALLDDGSQPAYAREFFVGMPAPAGAVSIIGLIGLKLQFGAGWWTSPVFLCVWVVGTSMLLVSKIPMKKMHAVSVPPNWAAPLLAVLAIFAAAAVLAPYLLIWAIIVAYLVHIPFGVRNQRWLAAHPEAWADKPKQRRAARRAIRQARPNRRSVARLGLRKPGGRLT
- a CDS encoding AAA family ATPase; this translates as MTGSGRLTLTARLNTSALDSRRGVIRLHPSAVAALGIREWDAVSLTGSRTTAAVAALSGPDTAVGAALLDDVTLSNAGLREGTAVLVGAVTVYGARSVTLSGSSLTTRSVSPVTLRQALLGKVLTVGDAVSLLPRDLGPGTSTSGATRALAAAVGISWTSELLTVTGADPQGPVSVQPNTLVTWGAGVPAGAGPVTREPMATGTPAILIEELKGSQPQAAKLAEWLKLALDEPHLLETLGAGANLGVLVSGPAGVGKVTLVRAVCDGRPLVELNGPEVGALSPADRLAAVAAAAQQVRGGGGVLLIADVDALLPATAEPVAALILGELRTAVATGGVALIATTARPDQLDARLRAPDLCDRELRLPLPDAATRKALLEALLKPVPTEALRLEEIASRTPGFVVADLAALMREAALRAASRASTDGQPPRLSQDDLAGALGVIRPLSRSAGQELAVGSVTLDDVGDMADAKQALTEAVLWPLQHPDTFARLGVDPPRGVLLYGPPGCGKTFVVRALASTGQLSVHAVKGSELMDKWVGSSERAIRDLFRRARDSAPSLVFLDEVDALAPRRGQSFDSGVSDRVVAALLTELDGIDPLRDVVVLGATNRPDLIDPALLRPGRLERLVFVEPPDVAARGEILRTAGKSIPLSADVNLDDIAAGLEGYSAADCVALLREAALAAMRRSIDAADVTAADLAAARETVRPSLDPVQVDSLRAFAAAG
- a CDS encoding TIGR03617 family F420-dependent LLM class oxidoreductase, producing the protein MKVHLQIDGAPAGARASATEIAAAGADGLFTFEGQHDVFFPLLLAAGETRLDLMTNVAIAPPRSPLHLAHAAYDLQEYSGGRFRLGLGSQVKAHIEKRYGSKWERPAARMAETVTAIKAIFAAWEGQSRLDFRGEFFTHTIMAPNFNPGPNPFGPPPVLLGALGPVMTRTAAEFADGLLVMPFNSARHLAERTIPAVAEGLRRSGRSPGGFQIVAQAMVAVGREEDDLAAAVDGVASLIGFYGSTPAYLPVLEVEGWAGIQPELNALSKQGRFAEMRAMITEPMVARIGIAGSPDECARQIEERFGEHAGEVCCYFPGYTPRGQDVADLIAALHRAPR
- a CDS encoding LON peptidase substrate-binding domain-containing protein is translated as MTDAETLELAMFPLESALLPGQDLPLRIFEPRYGALVRHCIESGDPFGVVLISAGREVGGGDARCDVGALATIGECVDHGAGRYSLLCRAGERIRVCEWLPDDPYPRAAVRRWPDEPGDPVTPAQVRELEDRVMAVFARIADARGAELPDREVLLGPAGGEDPGQRLFALASRVPIGAADRYAVLAAPSVAERLAAFAEAVDALADVVEFELS
- a CDS encoding glutamate--cysteine ligase, with amino-acid sequence MSSVPANRGNTRIDFARSPRPTVGVEWEFALVDAETRDLSNEATSVIAEIGENPRVHKELLRNTVEVVSGVCETAGEAIEDLRQTLGPARRIVRDRGMELFSSGTHPFARWSTQKLTDAPRYAELIKRTQWWGRQMLIWGVHVHVGIRSAHQVMPIMSSLLNYYPHLLALSASSPWWAGEDTGYASNRAMMFQQLPTAGLPFQFQTWAEFEGFVYDQKKTGIIDHMDEIRWDVRPSPHLGTLEVRICDGVSNLRELGALVALTHCLIVDLDRRLEAGETLPTMPPWHVQENKWRAARYGLDAVIILDADSNERLVTDDLADMLTRLEPVAKSLNCLDELAAVADIWRDGASYQRQRRVAEEHEGDLRAVVDALVAELEI